Proteins encoded within one genomic window of Phototrophicus methaneseepsis:
- a CDS encoding LexA family protein yields MMKIHDHELTDRQIEILSFIYDYQTDYGFVPSIREICEATGIRSTSAVSYQINRLVRLGYINKVGEVSRGMILMAPAYDVIGKQVPNECDFSMLRAELLALRSENRRIREQYEARVKNLEHERNQLSQMLSMLKYRVIEQLEGVFEEEIAS; encoded by the coding sequence ATGATGAAAATCCATGACCATGAATTAACAGATCGTCAGATTGAAATTCTGTCCTTTATCTATGATTACCAGACGGATTATGGTTTTGTTCCCAGCATCCGTGAAATTTGTGAGGCTACCGGCATTCGCTCGACCTCAGCAGTGAGCTACCAGATCAATCGCCTTGTGCGATTAGGGTACATCAATAAGGTGGGCGAAGTATCTCGTGGCATGATTCTAATGGCACCCGCTTATGATGTGATAGGGAAACAAGTTCCCAATGAATGTGATTTTTCAATGTTGCGTGCTGAACTGCTTGCATTACGTTCGGAGAATAGGCGTATTCGAGAACAATATGAGGCTCGTGTCAAAAATCTGGAACACGAGCGCAATCAGCTTTCACAGATGCTATCGATGTTGAAGTATAGAGTTATTGAGCAACTAGAAGGTGTATTTGAGGAGGAGATAGCGTCATAA
- a CDS encoding ParB/RepB/Spo0J family partition protein, producing MARNKRAINTSLLDSVTADMLGGDDVDFFQDDSLRVERILLELVRPDPLQPRRVLPDRIYQAFHGDRMTPTQALRELIQTAQLAARQQGRPFNNVLDLLGNPDDESEQESQPLSPEEQLVHDLVNLAITIRDDGQVNPLTVVDVSEGVTRQFRIETGERRYWATWLLRDFISGYESDGMIPCIIIPHESASAFRQAKENTARSGLSAIAMARQAALLLLYVHGYEMPFGPVPVDFYRQALELDLRGKREYTVAIYAAMGGLDKKRFSRFKALLRLCDEAFEMADRHNVDEARLRYIIQLEPPDQIEMMRQIIQFDLTRKQVKDLIEKGSVEAEATSDNETISRPLMQLAKVMKTRDLPDPQSLATYLISQEQNVNLARARIQTLRELLDQAEQFMAD from the coding sequence ATGGCACGTAATAAACGCGCAATTAACACCAGTTTATTGGATAGCGTCACTGCCGACATGCTCGGTGGTGATGACGTAGACTTCTTTCAAGATGACAGCCTGCGAGTTGAACGTATCTTGCTAGAACTTGTGCGACCTGATCCATTGCAACCACGACGAGTTTTGCCAGATCGTATCTATCAGGCTTTTCATGGTGACCGGATGACACCCACTCAGGCATTACGTGAGTTAATCCAGACTGCTCAACTTGCAGCACGCCAGCAGGGACGACCTTTCAATAATGTGCTGGATTTATTGGGGAATCCTGATGATGAGAGTGAACAAGAATCACAACCCTTATCCCCTGAAGAACAGCTCGTTCATGATCTGGTCAATCTCGCAATCACTATCCGCGATGATGGGCAAGTCAACCCCTTGACCGTGGTGGATGTATCAGAAGGTGTGACAAGACAATTCCGCATCGAAACAGGTGAACGCCGCTATTGGGCCACATGGCTATTGCGTGATTTTATCTCTGGTTATGAGAGTGATGGCATGATTCCTTGCATCATCATCCCACACGAATCTGCATCTGCATTTCGTCAGGCAAAGGAAAACACTGCTCGCTCAGGATTGTCCGCAATTGCAATGGCAAGACAAGCCGCCCTGCTTCTGCTTTATGTTCATGGCTACGAAATGCCATTTGGACCTGTCCCAGTCGATTTCTATCGACAAGCACTGGAACTTGATCTTAGGGGAAAGCGTGAGTACACCGTTGCAATATATGCAGCAATGGGTGGGCTGGATAAGAAGCGATTCAGTCGCTTCAAGGCACTGCTCCGTTTATGTGATGAAGCATTTGAGATGGCTGATAGACACAATGTTGATGAAGCGCGATTACGCTACATCATTCAGTTGGAACCACCGGATCAGATCGAGATGATGCGTCAAATTATCCAGTTTGACTTGACTAGGAAACAGGTAAAAGATCTCATTGAAAAAGGTAGCGTCGAGGCTGAAGCGACTTCGGATAATGAGACAATCTCGCGACCACTGATGCAACTGGCAAAAGTCATGAAAACCCGTGATTTACCTGACCCGCAAAGTCTCGCAACATATCTCATTTCACAGGAACAAAATGTAAACCTCGCACGAGCCAGAATACAGACTCTTCGCGAATTATTGGATCAAGCAGAACAATTTATGGCAGATTAG
- a CDS encoding DUF3987 domain-containing protein — MNTNLLQLTPNDAYAFRRVLSKMDVPDDLVLSPLASLLLKSLDPQNNPAGWQTLQDIATQNHEIMQQIMYIDPKSPPPKPEAKCNDELYVPPLPTNAQLTDELMESAKHVGHFHRDCAEWLNQKSPMTPRIFLESAPLWAVGLAIARRCVLRLSFDDIHPNLYFLWVAPTTYYHKSTGLKAITKLVRSTLQHLLLPETTTPEMLMAKLAGQKPANYEQLLPNEKKLEDQGIRFAGQRGMSIDEASKILIPKKYMEGHAEALMQLFDAPDRMERELRGDGKLIIYNPALSLIGATTPAMLARYLSDSEWESGLIARILPLTPSEKDVPYVVSDPSPELVQKMEALKSRLLRIHNAFPSPPEWEALYSVDEPVHLPMVEAMIDAEVMQRFNAYSEAMHELTDPRRGLDERLRGNYGRFPVMAMKIALILTAMDWVEDGAKDSPRISLAHWAKAQLLVEEYRASAHRLLAELNVSQDVKNEQKILDFIARVQKEQPPTKREIHRGTGIKNRKEAYVAVDALLDSGVIEEFERKTGGRSARVYRLNEM, encoded by the coding sequence ATGAACACCAATCTATTGCAACTAACCCCGAATGATGCTTATGCCTTTAGACGAGTGCTGTCTAAGATGGATGTGCCTGATGATCTGGTATTGAGTCCACTTGCCAGCTTATTGCTTAAATCACTCGATCCACAGAATAACCCTGCTGGTTGGCAAACCCTGCAAGATATTGCCACACAGAATCATGAGATTATGCAACAGATCATGTACATTGACCCTAAAAGCCCTCCACCAAAACCGGAGGCGAAGTGCAATGATGAACTCTATGTTCCGCCCTTACCCACAAATGCTCAACTCACTGATGAACTAATGGAAAGTGCCAAGCATGTTGGACACTTTCATCGAGATTGTGCCGAGTGGCTGAACCAAAAATCACCCATGACTCCGCGTATCTTTCTGGAATCCGCACCGCTATGGGCTGTTGGCTTAGCGATTGCTCGTCGCTGTGTGCTTCGCTTGAGCTTCGATGATATTCATCCCAACCTCTATTTTCTGTGGGTCGCGCCAACAACCTACTATCACAAAAGCACTGGACTGAAGGCAATCACAAAGCTGGTTCGTAGTACGCTCCAACATCTTTTACTACCTGAAACCACCACGCCTGAAATGCTTATGGCGAAACTAGCGGGTCAGAAACCCGCTAACTACGAACAACTTCTCCCCAATGAAAAGAAGCTGGAAGATCAGGGTATCCGCTTTGCAGGTCAGCGAGGTATGAGTATTGATGAGGCGAGCAAGATTCTCATCCCTAAGAAATACATGGAAGGACATGCCGAAGCACTCATGCAGTTGTTTGACGCACCAGATCGGATGGAACGTGAATTGCGTGGCGACGGTAAACTCATCATCTATAACCCTGCGCTTTCGTTAATTGGCGCGACAACCCCAGCGATGCTGGCACGTTATCTGAGCGATTCCGAATGGGAAAGTGGTCTGATTGCACGCATCCTGCCCCTAACACCATCGGAGAAAGATGTGCCCTACGTGGTCAGTGATCCATCCCCGGAACTTGTCCAAAAGATGGAGGCTTTGAAATCACGTTTACTACGTATCCACAATGCCTTTCCTTCACCACCCGAATGGGAAGCCCTCTACAGTGTTGACGAACCCGTCCACTTGCCAATGGTAGAAGCCATGATCGACGCAGAAGTGATGCAACGCTTCAACGCTTACTCAGAGGCGATGCACGAACTGACAGACCCACGCCGGGGTTTGGATGAGCGTTTACGTGGCAATTACGGACGTTTTCCTGTAATGGCGATGAAAATTGCCCTGATTCTCACCGCTATGGATTGGGTTGAGGATGGTGCAAAGGATTCACCGCGTATTTCGTTAGCACACTGGGCAAAAGCACAGTTACTCGTAGAAGAATATCGGGCATCCGCGCATCGGCTGCTGGCAGAACTCAATGTCAGTCAGGATGTGAAGAATGAACAGAAAATTCTTGACTTCATTGCCCGTGTACAAAAGGAGCAGCCACCCACCAAGCGTGAAATCCATCGTGGAACTGGTATTAAGAACCGTAAAGAGGCATATGTGGCTGTCGATGCGCTATTGGATTCCGGGGTAATCGAAGAGTTTGAACGCAAGACAGGTGGGCGTTCTGCCCGTGTTTATCGACTGAACGAAATGTAA
- a CDS encoding CHC2 zinc finger domain-containing protein, giving the protein MIDVEQIKQNIDCRDLIERDLGKPKYRNRNYSTYKCPLHNEEKGYSFVVYDDHWICFGKCGHGGDAISWLQEYHGLSFQEACERLTSGDLPIIDQVSRPQQPKSEPISEPPDTNWQKAARKVAQQAMDTLWGKEGKRAWLYLEEERGLTEDTIVASGLGYIPGDYREWKTIEGLNVPCGITIPWFASGAIWGIKVRRATGEQRYHQVSGGNIKGGLYLADTIEPGLPILIIEGEFDALIARQAATGLMASVAIGSAANKRINSRWFPKFITAPSIFIRMDDDQAGQGASEKIARLSQATQCIQVPQGKDVNDFYLLAGHDTVHSWIIELIGDNEK; this is encoded by the coding sequence ATGATTGATGTTGAACAAATTAAACAGAATATTGATTGCCGTGACCTAATTGAACGGGATTTGGGTAAACCAAAATATCGCAACAGAAACTACAGCACATACAAATGCCCGCTTCATAATGAAGAGAAGGGCTATTCCTTTGTTGTTTATGATGACCACTGGATTTGTTTTGGCAAGTGTGGTCATGGTGGGGATGCCATTTCATGGCTTCAAGAATATCATGGCTTGTCATTTCAGGAAGCATGTGAACGACTTACATCGGGTGATCTACCGATTATCGATCAGGTTAGTCGCCCTCAGCAACCCAAGAGCGAGCCTATATCCGAGCCACCAGATACAAATTGGCAAAAAGCTGCTCGTAAAGTGGCTCAACAAGCGATGGATACCTTGTGGGGGAAGGAAGGTAAACGTGCCTGGCTTTATCTGGAAGAAGAACGTGGTTTAACCGAAGATACTATTGTTGCGTCAGGGCTAGGTTATATTCCGGGTGACTATCGTGAATGGAAAACAATAGAAGGATTGAATGTCCCGTGCGGAATTACGATTCCATGGTTCGCATCGGGAGCTATCTGGGGTATCAAAGTTCGCCGTGCTACGGGTGAGCAACGTTATCATCAGGTTAGCGGCGGAAATATCAAAGGCGGTCTCTATTTAGCGGATACCATTGAACCCGGGCTGCCAATCCTAATCATCGAAGGGGAGTTCGACGCACTAATCGCAAGACAGGCTGCTACAGGGCTGATGGCATCAGTAGCTATCGGAAGTGCGGCGAATAAACGTATCAATTCACGTTGGTTCCCAAAATTTATCACCGCACCTAGCATCTTCATTCGGATGGATGATGACCAAGCGGGCCAGGGAGCTTCAGAAAAAATTGCGAGGTTATCGCAAGCAACACAATGTATACAGGTTCCTCAAGGCAAGGATGTGAATGATTTTTACCTACTTGCAGGGCACGACACCGTACACAGTTGGATTATTGAGCTTATTGGAGATAATGAGAAATGA